One part of the Raphanus sativus cultivar WK10039 chromosome 7, ASM80110v3, whole genome shotgun sequence genome encodes these proteins:
- the LOC108831156 gene encoding uncharacterized protein LOC108831156 produces the protein MYCSIRGQHSFVTPEVAAQFWDCFLVDRVNVAVLTPADRTLQANQCIKNAPLVIQEREFVADLLVVPLEGYEVILGMDWLSFYGVQIDCGKGRLLFGRGKRPEMVYYGISPSMTVSLVVAMRVQDLFQDGEVYLVTLSVSGGATDDEVKIEDIEVVKEFEDIFEPLKELPPPRSNPFTITLELEAKPIAKAPYRMAPAELAELKKQLEDLLGKGFIRSSSSP, from the coding sequence ATGTATTGTTCGATTCGGGGGCAACACAGTTTTGTGACCCCTGAGGTTGCTGCCCAGTTCTGGGATTGCTTTTTGGTTGACAGGGTAAATGTGGCAGTCTTGACCCCCGCAGACCGAACCCTTCAAGCGAATCAGTGTATCAAGAATGCTCCATTGGTCAttcaagagagagagtttgtggcAGATTTGTTAGTCGTGCCTTTGGAAGGGTACGAAGTAATCCTTGGAATGGATTGGTTATCGTTCTACGGAGTTCAGATTGATTGTGGAAAAGGAAGACTGTTGTTTGGCAGAGGCAAACGTCCAGAGATGGTATACTACGGAATCAGTCCTAGTATGACAGTGTCACTAGTCGTGGCAATGAGAGTGCAAGATTTGTTTCAAGACGGAGAAGTGTATTTGGTGACTTTATCGGTTAGTGGAGGAGCCACTGACGATGAAGTTAAGATTGAAGACATAGAAGTGGTCAAGGAGTTTGAAGATATTTTTGAGCCACTAAAGGAATTACCTCCACCTCGGAGTAATCCTTTTACTATTACTTTGGAGCTTGAAGCAAAACCTATAGCTAAGGCACCGTATCGGATGGCACCTGCGGAGTTGGCTGAACTCAAGAAACAATTGGAAGATCTACTGGGAAAGGGATTCATCCGATCGAGTTCTTCACCTTAG